The Shinella zoogloeoides genome includes a region encoding these proteins:
- a CDS encoding LysE family translocator, with protein sequence MTFLGSLSLFLAMIALAALPSSSVALVVVRSATRGVRHGIATSLGIAVGDLIFVAFAVAGLVAMTEAMGVSFAMMRYAAAAYLFWFGISLLRNETAAINGAGADGRGGGLWISFAAGILLTLGDVKAILFYAALFPLFIDLTAMTFINVALIAAITLIAVAGVKIAYAMTAATIARASHGWPYRPAARRVAGGAMIAAAGALALKS encoded by the coding sequence ATGACATTCTTGGGATCGCTGTCGCTTTTCCTGGCCATGATCGCGCTGGCCGCTCTGCCTAGCTCCAGTGTGGCGCTCGTTGTCGTCCGCTCGGCGACCCGTGGCGTACGCCATGGCATTGCGACGTCCCTCGGGATAGCCGTGGGCGACCTGATCTTCGTCGCTTTCGCCGTTGCCGGGCTGGTCGCGATGACCGAAGCGATGGGGGTCTCTTTTGCCATGATGCGCTACGCCGCAGCAGCCTATCTATTCTGGTTCGGGATCAGCCTGCTGCGAAACGAAACTGCTGCGATCAATGGCGCCGGCGCGGATGGTCGGGGGGGCGGCCTGTGGATAAGCTTCGCCGCTGGTATCCTGCTGACGCTTGGCGATGTGAAGGCCATCCTTTTCTACGCAGCGCTGTTTCCCTTGTTTATCGATCTGACCGCTATGACGTTCATCAATGTCGCCTTGATCGCGGCCATCACGTTGATTGCCGTAGCAGGCGTAAAGATCGCTTATGCGATGACCGCGGCCACGATTGCCAGAGCTTCTCACGGATGGCCCTACCGGCCCGCCGCGCGGCGGGTTGCCGGTGGTGCGATGATCGCAGCGGCCGGGGCTTTGGCCTTGAAGTCCTAG